Part of the Ziziphus jujuba cultivar Dongzao chromosome 8, ASM3175591v1 genome is shown below.
aaaaaaaaaaaaactaataaatgatCCTATAAAATGTTACTGTGATGATTGAAGTAAACTCATGGAtactgaaaagaaagaaagaaataaataaataagttcaaattttgtttttttattaatattattattttttattggaaattattcttgttattactttggtttgtttttaatttggatGCGtgtataaagaaaaaagaatttattaatGACAATATTatctaaaagaaataatttattaatatttaattttatgaaaatgataATTCACAGCAGTAGCACACCTAAAGAGATGCCATCGTAATTTCTAACAAAACTGAGGGGTTAGTTaggaaaaagtccatccatccAAACTTATCCGTGAAGGGTCTTCGGCCCCTATAAATACCACCAGATGAGAATTTTAGGGTTTGATGCTTTTCAGTTTTCATCTTCAGGTGCGCCtcctttcctctctctctctctctctctctctctctctctctgtatttGATATTCTTTTGCTTTTTGTGGAAGGCCTATTCGAATAATTATTGCCTTTTCTTATCGCTAATTGTATTTATTTCTGATAAACTGGGCAAACTTGTTTTTTCATCGTGTATAATCTTTCAGCTGCCAAAAATTGTACGAATTTATAGGATCTAGAAAATCAGCTGAATTGTTTATGTAAATATAAACGTTTTCCATAAGTATTTATGAATGCGTTGGTTCGAAATGCAtaataattgcatttttttttcccccttcgaAGCTCAATTGCAGATGTAATTTTTGGTAGCTTTTGTTttcttacaaaaatatataatatataaattgttttctTAATTGTTGGTTTTTGGAAGTGTTGgcaaattcttcttttttcagCATGTTATATTTCCTTCTTTGTTGTGTTCAGTTATCTGGAATTTTCCTTGTACTCTGTTCAGTTGTATTGTAGGTGAGTCAATTTATAGTTTAAGCTTCATTGATAAGCTCTGTTCTGGGCTGTGCGGGTTTCTTGTTTGCTTTTCTACAGCAGTGTAAgctctttttctttgtcttgtttaatagagaaagaaaaatacaacCGGGGAGTATtaagtgtttttaattttaaaaattttgaaataatgagCATTGCTTTTGCATTTAGAGGTAATGAtggataataaatatatatatttctgtgGCAGGTAAAAATGCCTCGACATGATGATCGTTATGGTGGCACACGGCTTTACGTTGGTCGATTGTCTTCTAGGACAAGGTCACGTGATCTTGAGGACATATTTAGCAGATATGGAAGGTAATTAGGTTACTTTGATATTTCTCAGTTTGGGTGATACTACTGTTGTGCTTACATGGTGAACtgggttttttctttcttaatgtGGTAAATTACTCCTTCatcaaaggaaataaataaagggaaaggataagaaaagggaaactacttaaaatggtttttgattatttaaaagGATTTATATGTGAAAGAAAATCTTTGGCCTATCTGTTTGTTTGGCCTGGACCTTATTTTTCCATTAATAAAATTCTGGTGTACAAATCCATTTGTTTATTGCTCTTCATGGTTCATTCTTTAAAACTATCTGGGCCTTTTTCTTGCCGCATAAAATCATCTAGAAACCATTGACAAAAACTGTCTGTCTTTGTGATTATCTCCATCTCACCCACTGTGCTGTGTTTTGTGTTTGGTTTGCTTTGGGTTAGTGGTCCTTTGCCATTGTTGTAGAATAAGGGTCATTGGACAACGTCCATGATTGACTTTAAGGTTTGTGTCAGATACATGAAGCCTTTTGCCAAGCCTTCTTTGTGCTTGACGTTaaataacatttataaatatatttgtgagaACGCTGCACCCCTCCACGTGTCTGTGTGGTTTAACTTGAATGATGTTGTTGAAGGTTTCTTGGCTTTTGCCAAACCTGGAGGTCTGTGGTGAGAGGGTCCCAATTGGTGGATTTCGGGAGTCTTTCTATAATGTTATTGCGTGTTTTAATGGAAATGGCAACAATCTCAAAGTGGTGTTTAGTTCATCTGTGAGGGGCGAAGTATCTTCCCTTTGATGCTTGTGTCATGATGGCCTTACTGTTTGTGGACCCGTTTACGCAGAGTACGTGATGTGGATATGAAGCGCGATTTTGCCTTTGTAGTAtgtacctctctctctctctttggcaCATTCATTATCAttctttcatttgtttattgttgTATTGAAGTGTTCTGCCTTGCCAGATAACTTGATTGTTTCTATGGTATTtcccttttcttcctttttgtcACTCTTGAAAACAGGAATTTAGCGATCCACGAGATGCTGATGATGCAAGATATGGTTTAAACGGTCGGGATTTTGATGGAAGCCGCATCATTGTGGAATTTGCCAGGGGGGTATGTCCTCTGGGCCTATATTTGTTTGCAagcattctaaaattatttcaaGTAGATCATGCTATATGCTATGTGTTGTTATTTGACTTTCAGATTGCTGTTATATGCTGAATATAGAGTTTTGCTGTGACTGTGTTGGATTTTTTTCGTTGGACATTCCAACGTTTGTTTTTAACTGTTATTTGATTGTATGTTATATACTAAATGTATGAAGTTTGGTGAGATTTGTCTTGACTCTTGTTGCTTGGTATCTAGTAAGAATAAGGAATGGAAGTTAATGGATTTAAGCTTATTATATTTTGTCATGTAGTGAAATTAGTGGAAATGCACTATTTGATGGTTCTGCCCAAACTGATGGTCTTTGAGGAATTCTATTTTCTAGTTTACTGGTTCAGCTGCCATTTATGTGCAGAAACACGTGCATTCTCATGGCTTTGCTGATTTTTCAATTCatttgttgatattttgaaagGTAGATTATCGTTTTATAGACtgaagatgattttgatttgcatTTAGGGGCCACGTGGACCTGGTGGGTCTCGTGAATATCTTGGGAGAGGTCCTCCTCCTGGGTCAGGGCGCTGTTTCAATTGTGGAATTGATGGCCACTGGGCACGAGATTGTAAGGCAGGGGACTGGAAGAACAAGTGTTATCGCTGTGGGGAGCGGGGCCACATAGAAAGGAATTGTCAGAACAGCCCAAAGAAACTCAAGTTAGccatgttctctctctctctctctctctctctctctcttttagtcttacatacatatatgcttATTTGGTTGTTTACTTGGGGAAAAATTTTGTGATGTAGGCGGGGGCGTAGTCACTCACGTTCACCATCCCCACGTCGTGGGAGAAGTAGAAGCCGTAGTTACAGCAGGGGACGCAGTTATAGGTTCATTCATTTCCCTTgctcatttttaaatattacctTCTTATCTTGCCAAACTTTAAATTTCCTTGGCGAG
Proteins encoded:
- the LOC107413593 gene encoding serine/arginine-rich splicing factor RS2Z32 isoform X2 gives rise to the protein MLFSFHLQVKMPRHDDRYGGTRLYVGRLSSRTRSRDLEDIFSRYGRVRDVDMKRDFAFVEFSDPRDADDARYGLNGRDFDGSRIIVEFARGGPRGPGGSREYLGRGPPPGSGRCFNCGIDGHWARDCKAGDWKNKCYRCGERGHIERNCQNSPKKLKRGRSHSRSPSPRRGRSRSRSYSRGRSYSRSRSPVKDRSVERRSRSPRDSRSPKQRRNSPPASKGRKHNGTSDERSPRERGSPLPRDRRSDYSASPRGKSRSPNNDVEGDNGDRRYRRSPAEENGHSRSPSPVRREDRSPIDDEDDNHGSPRGGSESA
- the LOC107413593 gene encoding serine/arginine-rich splicing factor RS2Z32 isoform X3; its protein translation is MPRHDDRYGGTRLYVGRLSSRTRSRDLEDIFSRYGRVRDVDMKRDFAFVEFSDPRDADDARYGLNGRDFDGSRIIVEFARGGPRGPGGSREYLGRGPPPGSGRCFNCGIDGHWARDCKAGDWKNKCYRCGERGHIERNCQNSPKKLKLAMRGRSHSRSPSPRRGRSRSRSYSRGRSYSRSRSPVKDRSVERRSRSPRDSRSPKQRRNSPPASKGRKHNGTSDERSPRERGSPLPRDRRSDYSASPRGKSRSPNNDVEGDNGDRRYRRSPAEENGHSRSPSPVRREDRSPIDDEDDNHGSPRGGSESA
- the LOC107413593 gene encoding serine/arginine-rich splicing factor RS2Z33 isoform X4; amino-acid sequence: MKRDFAFVEFSDPRDADDARYGLNGRDFDGSRIIVEFARGGPRGPGGSREYLGRGPPPGSGRCFNCGIDGHWARDCKAGDWKNKCYRCGERGHIERNCQNSPKKLKLAMRGRSHSRSPSPRRGRSRSRSYSRGRSYSRSRSPVKDRSVERRSRSPRDSRSPKQRRNSPPASKGRKHNGTSDERSPRERGSPLPRDRRSDYSASPRGKSRSPNNDVEGDNGDRRYRRSPAEENGHSRSPSPVRREDRSPIDDEDDNHGSPRGGSESA
- the LOC107413593 gene encoding serine/arginine-rich splicing factor RS2Z32 isoform X1: MLFSFHLQVKMPRHDDRYGGTRLYVGRLSSRTRSRDLEDIFSRYGRVRDVDMKRDFAFVEFSDPRDADDARYGLNGRDFDGSRIIVEFARGGPRGPGGSREYLGRGPPPGSGRCFNCGIDGHWARDCKAGDWKNKCYRCGERGHIERNCQNSPKKLKLAMRGRSHSRSPSPRRGRSRSRSYSRGRSYSRSRSPVKDRSVERRSRSPRDSRSPKQRRNSPPASKGRKHNGTSDERSPRERGSPLPRDRRSDYSASPRGKSRSPNNDVEGDNGDRRYRRSPAEENGHSRSPSPVRREDRSPIDDEDDNHGSPRGGSESA